One window from the genome of Ananas comosus cultivar F153 linkage group 13, ASM154086v1, whole genome shotgun sequence encodes:
- the LOC109719167 gene encoding serine/arginine repetitive matrix protein 1-like: MELQNPSNGGGGGGEGGALEDEAFFLDAAPNEDEEEEQEEDYDESSCSTPFVSAPSSPGNEPSSAMGSTVGLFYSAPTSPVHFALASSFPLDSPSDSPTFAADFEFSARFPASAAAGSMSAADELFLNGQIRPMRLASHLHRPHALPPLPDLDPAGDDDDDDEEEIAGRGRDLKLRSRSIRRRARSHSPLRNAPLHWAIEDGGGPDRDDRSAGDPDPKPIDAPAPSAPPAAASRSSSSSSSASSSSSSSSSSSSSRRLKKWIFLKELLNRSKSEGSGGSKERFWSSISFSTSPSPSPSSSKDRSKPKPPPPPAKTKPRNPNPSPPPPRSPASGGGGRRRRGSAPSPSPHERLYAANRAHAEEMRRRTFLPYRQGLLLGCLGFAPRSYGAVNGLARGLNAVNVSSSSR, from the coding sequence atggagctccaaaaccctagcaatggcggcggcggcgggggggaaGGAGGAGCCCTAGAAGACGAGGCCTTCTTCCTCGACGCGGCCCCCAACGAGGATGAAgaggaggagcaggaggaggaCTACGACGAGAGCTCCTGCTCCACCCCATTCGTGAGCGCACCCTCGAGCCCCGGCAACGAACCCTCCTCCGCCATGGGCTCCACGGTAGGGTTATTCTACAGCGCCCCCACGAGCCCCGTCCACTTCGCCCTCGCCTCCTCCTTCCCCCTCGACTCCCCCTCCGATTCCCCCACCTTCGCCGCCGATTTCGAGTTCTCCGCGCGGTtccccgcctccgccgccgccggatcCATGTCCGCCGCCGACGAGCTCTTCCTCAACGGCCAGATCCGCCCCATGCGCCTCGCCTCCCACCTCCACCGCCCCCACGCGCTCCCCCCACTCCCCGATCTCGACCCCgccggagacgacgacgacgacgacgaggaggagatcGCGGGGCGGGGCCGGGATCTGAAGCTCCGGAGCCGGTCGATCCGTCGGAGGGCGCGGTCGCACTCCCCGCTCCGCAATGCGCCGCTCCATTGGGCGATCGAGGACGGGGGAGGCCCCGATCGGGACGATCGGAGCGCCGGAGACCCCGATCCGAAGCCGATCGACGCGCCCGCGCCCTCCGCTCCCCCCGCCGCCGCATCCCgatcgtcctcttcctcctcatccgcctcctcctcctcctcctcctcctcttcctcctcctcgagCAGGCGATTGAAGAAGTGGATCTTCCTCAAGGAGCTCCTCAACCGGAGCAAAAGCGAGGGGAGCGGCGGATCCAAGGAGAGGTTCTGGAGCTCCATCTCCTTCTccacctccccctccccctccccctcctcctccaagGACCGATCCAAACCTAAACCCCCGCCTCCTCCGGCGAAGACGAAGCCTAGAAACCCCAACCCTAGCCCTCCGCCGCCGAGGTCTCCggcgagcggcggcggagggaggcggcggcgggggtcggcgccgtcgccgtcgccgcacGAGAGGCTGTACGCGGCGAATCGGGCCCACgcggaggagatgcggcggagGACGTTCCTCCCCTATCGCCAGGGCCTCCTCCTCGGGTGCCTAGGGTTCGCCCCCCGGAGCTACGGCGCCGTTAACGGCCTCGCCCGCGGTCTTAACGCCGTCaacgtctcctcctcctccaggtGA